Proteins encoded together in one Lachnospiraceae bacterium JLR.KK008 window:
- a CDS encoding HAD family hydrolase codes for MMQIHGKEITTIISDLDGTLLGQEEGPQEQRRELNPAVFGLIRRLEEKGVSFVAASGRQYKNMRLLFEPIVKGHPFVCENGSVIVKDEEIIYAGYIPRELCFALLDDMLSMPGAETIVSSEMSIYTLADRESFIERMNKFLRPRVEVIEDYSQIEGRINKISIWWPDGIPEKEEKWFHEKYDDKLQATDSGNGWLDFTMKHVNKGTALQRLAELEGFSLEEALCFGDSENDVTMFRECGISYAMSMSREHVKAEADYVCTDVIETLRSFLAEDGTE; via the coding sequence ATGATGCAGATACACGGAAAAGAGATAACAACAATCATCAGCGATCTGGACGGAACACTGTTGGGACAGGAAGAGGGTCCGCAAGAGCAGAGACGGGAATTGAACCCGGCAGTCTTTGGATTAATCCGGAGACTGGAGGAAAAGGGTGTCTCTTTTGTGGCGGCGAGCGGCCGACAGTATAAAAATATGCGCCTGTTATTTGAACCGATCGTGAAGGGGCATCCCTTTGTCTGTGAAAACGGCAGTGTGATTGTGAAAGATGAAGAGATTATTTATGCGGGCTATATACCGAGAGAGCTTTGTTTTGCATTACTTGATGATATGCTGTCCATGCCGGGAGCGGAGACAATCGTTTCCAGTGAGATGTCGATCTATACGCTCGCTGACCGGGAAAGTTTTATTGAACGCATGAATAAATTTTTGCGTCCGCGCGTGGAAGTGATCGAAGATTACAGTCAGATTGAGGGGCGGATCAATAAAATTTCTATCTGGTGGCCGGATGGGATACCGGAAAAAGAAGAGAAGTGGTTCCATGAGAAATATGATGACAAGCTGCAGGCAACGGACAGTGGCAACGGCTGGCTTGATTTTACGATGAAACATGTAAACAAAGGAACTGCGTTACAGAGACTGGCAGAACTGGAAGGGTTTTCTCTCGAGGAAGCACTTTGTTTTGGGGACAGCGAAAATGATGTTACGATGTTTCGGGAGTGCGGGATCTCTTATGCAATGTCGATGAGCAGAGAGCATGTCAAGGCGGAGGCTGATTATGTATGTACGGATGTGATAGAGACGCTGCGCAGTTTCCTGGCGGAAGATGGAACTGAGTAA
- a CDS encoding lactate utilization protein: MTPKEEAFATLAKGIVENLRKREMEGFYFENSTALCDHLKQMLPENAVISWGGSESLRESGVMDLLENGRYKLIDRAEAKTPEEKREIFSRTVMADYYFMSTNAITMDGELINIDGNGNRIACLVQGPSHVCLIVGRNKVSTNIADAIARARNIAAPANVKRLHKQTPCQQSGRCGDCFSPDCICSHLVITRRSQHPGRIQVYLVNEDLGY; the protein is encoded by the coding sequence ATGACGCCAAAAGAAGAAGCCTTTGCCACACTGGCAAAAGGAATCGTAGAAAATCTGAGAAAACGGGAAATGGAGGGCTTTTATTTTGAAAACAGTACTGCCCTCTGCGATCATCTGAAACAAATGCTGCCGGAGAATGCCGTGATCTCCTGGGGCGGCAGCGAATCCCTCCGGGAGAGCGGCGTGATGGACTTATTAGAGAACGGTCGTTATAAATTGATCGACCGGGCAGAGGCCAAAACCCCGGAAGAAAAGAGAGAGATCTTCAGCCGCACCGTCATGGCTGACTATTACTTTATGAGTACAAACGCCATTACGATGGATGGAGAACTGATCAACATCGATGGCAACGGCAACCGGATCGCCTGCCTTGTCCAGGGCCCCTCTCATGTGTGTCTGATCGTGGGACGTAATAAAGTCTCCACAAACATAGCGGACGCCATCGCCCGTGCCCGTAACATTGCCGCTCCCGCCAATGTAAAGCGACTGCACAAGCAGACCCCCTGCCAGCAAAGCGGACGCTGCGGTGATTGCTTCTCGCCGGACTGCATCTGCAGCCATCTGGTAATCACACGCCGCTCCCAGCACCCGGGCAGAATCCAGGTATATCTTGTAAATGAAGATCTGGGATACTGA
- a CDS encoding peptidoglycan-binding protein gives MPFNYLTKAQQPSEGETFEGGLRISVLSTIGLIPIENATVIISYTGDPQTPLMTLTTDESGQTPPIMLSAPDLEYSLEPEQLVQPYSEYNITVTAEGYEPVLVSGTEILPDVTAIQSIRMTPIEEGETEEDIIIPDHTLFGEYPPKIPEDEIKPMDESGEIVLSRVVIPEYVIVHDGVPSDPTAQNYYVRYKDYIKNVASSEIYATWPEAALYANILVIMSFTMNRVYTEWYRNQGYDFTITSSTAYDQKWIHGRNIFENIDMLVDNIFANYLSRPGVRQPIFTSYCDGKRVDCSGLSQWGSKYLADEGYSPIEIIRYYYGNDMYINTADEIAGIPSSWPGYNLTIGSSGPKVRQAQEQLNRIAQNYPAIPKIVADGIYGQRTADSVRIFQGIFDLPQTGVIDYATWYEISDIYVGVTRISEPD, from the coding sequence ATGCCTTTCAACTATCTGACAAAAGCGCAACAACCTTCTGAGGGAGAAACATTCGAAGGTGGTCTGCGCATTTCCGTGCTCTCCACCATTGGCCTGATCCCCATTGAAAATGCAACTGTTATCATATCATACACCGGCGATCCCCAGACACCGCTCATGACACTCACAACTGACGAGAGCGGTCAGACACCGCCAATCATGCTCTCAGCTCCCGATCTGGAATACAGTTTGGAGCCGGAACAACTCGTACAACCCTATTCCGAATATAATATTACCGTGACTGCAGAAGGTTATGAGCCGGTACTTGTCTCCGGCACGGAAATACTGCCGGATGTCACCGCCATACAGTCGATCCGCATGACACCGATCGAGGAAGGCGAGACGGAAGAAGACATCATCATTCCGGACCACACTCTATTTGGCGAATATCCGCCCAAAATACCGGAGGATGAGATCAAACCGATGGACGAATCCGGCGAAATCGTTCTCAGCCGGGTCGTCATACCGGAATATGTTATCGTCCACGATGGTGTGCCGTCAGATCCCACCGCCCAGAACTATTATGTGCGGTACAAAGACTATATCAAAAATGTGGCATCCAGCGAAATCTATGCCACCTGGCCCGAGGCTGCCCTCTACGCCAATATCCTTGTCATCATGTCTTTCACGATGAACCGTGTCTATACGGAATGGTATCGAAACCAGGGCTATGATTTTACGATCACTTCTTCCACCGCCTATGACCAGAAATGGATACATGGGCGAAATATCTTTGAAAATATTGACATGCTGGTAGACAACATCTTTGCCAATTATCTCTCCCGGCCCGGCGTCAGACAGCCGATCTTTACTTCCTACTGCGATGGAAAACGGGTAGACTGTTCGGGTTTGAGCCAATGGGGTTCCAAATACCTGGCAGATGAAGGTTACTCTCCGATTGAAATCATCCGTTATTATTACGGCAACGACATGTATATCAACACTGCCGATGAAATAGCGGGCATTCCCTCTTCCTGGCCTGGGTATAATCTGACGATCGGCTCAAGCGGCCCCAAAGTGCGGCAGGCGCAGGAACAGCTCAATCGGATCGCCCAGAACTATCCCGCCATTCCAAAGATCGTCGCCGACGGCATCTATGGTCAGCGAACCGCTGATTCCGTGCGCATCTTCCAGGGAATTTTTGACCTTCCACAAACAGGCGTTATTGATTATGCCACCTGGTACGAAATCTCCGATATTTATGTAGGCGTTACCCGCATCTCCGAACCGGACTAA